CTGCGTCTCGTGCATCACGTGTTGGTCAGCGAATTCCATGATGCTCACCGAGTACGAAGGCACACCGTCGTAGGTGATGAGGCATTCGCTCACCCACAGATTCGCATGGCCGGTGATCCGCTGGACGGTGAAGTGTCGGTCGGCCGGGTGCCCGCCGCGTTGTGCCGAGATCGCCGCTCGGCCCCGGAACCGCTCGCCTGACTGCGGGTAGTCCAGGATCGCGTCCGTGGCGTAGATGGCGTGCTCGGCTTCGGTGTCCCCGCGTTCCGAGGCCCGCCAATGCTCCTCGACAGCGGCCCTGGTCCGGGAGTCAGCATTCATGGCACCGCCCTTCCGTAGCGGTGACAGCCTAGGCGCTTCGGGCCACAGCCGACTGAGGGCAAGCCGGGCCTGGGCAGCCAGGTCCTCCCTTTGGCCGGATCGGAG
Above is a genomic segment from Streptomyces fodineus containing:
- a CDS encoding nuclear transport factor 2 family protein, producing MNADSRTRAAVEEHWRASERGDTEAEHAIYATDAILDYPQSGERFRGRAAISAQRGGHPADRHFTVQRITGHANLWVSECLITYDGVPSYSVSIMEFADQHVMHETQYFADPFDAPAWRAALAERMPGRTIAGA